In bacterium, a single window of DNA contains:
- the priA gene encoding primosomal protein N', with protein MSTIFVRVALPRPVEDPFYYEVPAHLAGQITRGSIVHVPFGKRTMTGVVVELVESSPVPTRSIVALSEGPSLSPELVDLAQWTASYYQSPGGLLLRLALPPSGVSGKGPKFVLTEPGRQALEKEKSPHREILETLKRGPRTSTMLTERFDSIQLEAAVSEGLMAPALSPAPTNTIPSNSYRREENAVGKLTLPQEEALGRISDGVSEERFEVILLKGVTGSGKTEVYLRAALHTIGLGKRVLLLVPEISLTPLLVSRLEGVAAGEVATLHSGMSIAERTNSWEAVRRGQAKLVVGVRSGVFAPIPDLGLIIVDEEHDTSFRQEDTPNYNARDVAVKRGQLEKIPVVLGSATPSFESWYNASEGKYQLALLPYRVTPAADPDLILIDMSDPAQTDFDHPALSMALRDELTGVIERGEQAMLFLNRRGLAPFLLCPDCRHTVPCPNCSVTLTFHANRKAVCHYCGHKQDPPDQCPDCGSRKLGPVGTGTQGVEKGLKELFPGVAVDRLDRDALGKKGALEGIYRRMDSGETTILVGTQMLAKGHDFPNVTLAGILSAEQALDLPDFRSGERTFQIITQVAGRAGRGERPGKVVIQTFTPDHYAITTALSGDHEAFYGAEIETRRMLGYPPFGRMGRIILDGSNEEKVTSAAFTLTGQLPTSKNNRILGPAPAPLVKIRNRYRWHILVLTKNHGELVKVLHAARKVDVPGVRVTTRVDPVQLL; from the coding sequence ATGAGCACCATCTTTGTCCGGGTTGCTCTTCCGCGACCTGTGGAGGACCCGTTTTACTATGAAGTGCCCGCCCACCTTGCGGGCCAAATCACACGAGGCAGCATCGTCCATGTTCCTTTTGGAAAACGGACCATGACGGGCGTTGTCGTCGAGCTTGTCGAATCCTCACCCGTTCCAACGCGAAGTATCGTTGCCCTTTCCGAGGGCCCTTCCCTCTCCCCTGAGCTTGTGGATCTTGCCCAATGGACGGCATCCTATTACCAGAGTCCCGGAGGCCTGCTGCTGAGGCTGGCCCTCCCCCCTTCCGGGGTCTCCGGAAAGGGTCCCAAGTTCGTCCTCACCGAACCTGGCCGTCAGGCCCTTGAGAAGGAAAAATCACCTCACCGGGAAATACTCGAGACTCTCAAAAGAGGACCGCGGACATCGACCATGCTCACAGAGCGCTTCGACTCCATACAGCTGGAGGCAGCAGTTTCGGAAGGTCTTATGGCCCCCGCGTTGTCCCCTGCCCCTACAAACACCATCCCTTCCAACAGCTACAGACGCGAGGAAAACGCCGTTGGGAAACTGACCCTCCCCCAGGAGGAGGCTCTTGGCCGTATCTCGGATGGTGTGAGTGAAGAGCGTTTTGAAGTCATCCTCCTGAAGGGTGTGACCGGGTCCGGCAAAACGGAGGTATATCTCAGGGCCGCACTGCATACTATCGGGTTGGGGAAACGTGTTCTTCTACTTGTGCCTGAGATCTCCCTGACCCCGCTTCTGGTCTCGCGGCTTGAAGGTGTGGCAGCGGGAGAGGTCGCGACCCTTCACAGCGGCATGTCCATCGCTGAAAGAACCAACTCATGGGAGGCAGTCAGGAGAGGTCAGGCCAAGCTGGTGGTGGGAGTCCGCTCGGGAGTGTTCGCTCCCATCCCGGACCTTGGACTTATCATCGTGGATGAAGAACATGATACTTCTTTCCGCCAGGAAGACACCCCAAACTATAACGCCAGGGATGTTGCGGTGAAAAGAGGGCAACTGGAAAAGATTCCGGTGGTCCTGGGTTCAGCCACTCCATCCTTCGAGTCATGGTACAACGCCAGTGAAGGCAAGTACCAACTTGCTCTCCTTCCTTATCGCGTTACCCCGGCCGCAGACCCTGATCTCATCCTGATAGACATGTCCGATCCGGCCCAGACAGACTTTGACCATCCTGCCCTTTCCATGGCCCTGCGGGATGAACTGACCGGGGTTATCGAGAGGGGCGAACAGGCCATGCTGTTTTTAAATCGGCGAGGTCTGGCCCCCTTTCTCCTGTGTCCCGATTGCCGCCACACAGTGCCCTGCCCCAACTGCAGCGTTACCCTCACCTTTCACGCCAACCGTAAAGCTGTCTGCCACTATTGCGGTCACAAACAGGACCCTCCCGACCAATGTCCCGATTGCGGAAGCAGAAAACTGGGACCCGTTGGAACAGGGACCCAGGGAGTGGAGAAGGGATTAAAGGAGCTCTTTCCGGGTGTGGCGGTGGACCGTCTGGACCGGGACGCTCTTGGGAAAAAGGGCGCCCTGGAAGGGATCTACCGCCGGATGGACTCCGGTGAGACCACCATCCTTGTGGGTACCCAGATGCTTGCCAAGGGCCACGATTTTCCCAACGTTACCCTCGCCGGGATCCTCAGCGCGGAGCAGGCCCTCGACCTCCCCGACTTCAGGTCTGGCGAAAGGACTTTTCAGATCATCACCCAGGTTGCCGGACGTGCCGGGAGGGGCGAGCGGCCCGGCAAGGTTGTGATCCAGACCTTTACACCGGACCACTACGCCATCACCACGGCTCTTTCAGGTGACCACGAAGCCTTTTACGGCGCGGAGATCGAAACGCGCAGGATGCTCGGCTATCCACCCTTTGGCCGTATGGGACGGATCATTCTGGACGGCTCCAACGAGGAAAAGGTAACAAGTGCCGCCTTCACTCTCACCGGACAGCTGCCGACGAGTAAAAACAACCGCATTCTCGGCCCCGCTCCCGCACCCCTGGTAAAGATACGCAACCGCTACCGGTGGCACATTCTGGTACTGACCAAAAACCATGGGGAGTTGGTGAAGGTACTGCACGCGGCAAGAAAGGTGGATGTGCCGGGAGTGCGCGTGACGACGAGGGTGGATCCGGTGCAATTGCTTTAA
- a CDS encoding helix-turn-helix domain-containing protein produces the protein MSQNTLSKDYLLLDLDENPTPQEARRAYHKMKALYAEGSLATYSLMTGEEREEMLDKIERAYMRISREITSRLSTPEAPVSPENAAAPVPPEPGESIGTYLKRRREDLGLTLRDVAARTRIRTTYLEHIENERLGDLPAPVYLRGFVLEFARVLGLPSPESTAAAYLELLEEEEE, from the coding sequence TTGAGTCAGAATACACTGAGCAAGGACTACTTGCTTCTCGACCTGGATGAGAACCCCACACCCCAGGAGGCACGGCGCGCCTACCACAAAATGAAGGCTCTTTACGCTGAAGGCTCCCTGGCCACGTATAGCCTGATGACAGGCGAGGAAAGGGAGGAGATGCTCGACAAAATCGAACGGGCGTACATGAGGATCTCCAGGGAGATCACTTCCCGATTATCAACCCCTGAAGCTCCCGTCTCCCCGGAAAATGCAGCAGCGCCAGTCCCTCCTGAGCCAGGTGAAAGTATCGGGACCTACCTGAAACGCCGCAGGGAGGATCTTGGCCTCACACTCCGTGATGTGGCCGCCAGGACCCGGATCCGCACAACCTACCTTGAGCACATAGAAAATGAACGGTTGGGAGATCTGCCTGCGCCTGTTTATCTGAGAGGGTTCGTGCTTGAGTTTGCCCGGGTCCTCGGCCTCCCGAGCCCTGAATCCACCGCCGCTGCCTACCTTGAACTGCTTGAGGAGGAGGAAGAGTGA
- a CDS encoding P-loop NTPase, translated as MEKLNLEMNNPLPQIWAVGGGKGGVGKTVITANTAISLAKQGKRCVAMDLDLGGANLHTILGIPDPDRSLTDFLSRKVETLAEAMVPTPYPNLHFISGSKALLEMANPKFSQKEKLIRHITSLDVDYVLLDLGSGSSFNTLDFFLSADEGILVVLPEPTSVENAYHFIKAAFYRKLKKATRRSGVAAAIDKAMEEKVARGIQSPRTLINSVLQINPEAGHILEEEARSFKPNIIVNQARRHDDHELGTEIVQACHDYFGISIRSVGHIDADDSLREAVRFRKAAVDSFPLSAFSRAIHSIVKNLLGVRDGSA; from the coding sequence ATGGAAAAGCTGAACCTTGAAATGAACAACCCCCTACCTCAAATATGGGCAGTAGGAGGTGGCAAGGGCGGCGTAGGGAAGACCGTCATCACTGCCAATACAGCTATTTCCCTGGCCAAACAGGGCAAGCGCTGTGTCGCCATGGACCTGGATCTGGGCGGCGCCAATCTGCACACAATTCTGGGGATCCCCGATCCAGATCGTTCCCTTACGGACTTTCTCAGCCGGAAGGTCGAGACGCTGGCCGAGGCGATGGTTCCAACACCTTACCCGAACCTTCACTTTATAAGCGGGTCCAAAGCTTTACTTGAGATGGCAAATCCCAAATTCAGTCAGAAGGAAAAGCTCATCCGCCACATCACCTCCCTTGATGTAGATTATGTTCTCCTGGACCTTGGCTCCGGATCATCCTTTAACACTTTGGACTTTTTCCTCTCCGCGGACGAGGGGATCCTTGTGGTCCTTCCCGAACCCACCTCGGTGGAAAACGCATACCATTTCATCAAGGCCGCCTTTTACAGAAAGCTCAAAAAAGCCACACGGAGATCCGGGGTGGCGGCGGCCATTGACAAGGCCATGGAAGAGAAAGTGGCACGAGGTATCCAGTCACCCAGGACCCTTATCAACAGCGTGCTCCAGATCAACCCCGAGGCAGGTCACATACTCGAAGAGGAAGCCAGGAGCTTTAAACCCAATATTATCGTCAACCAGGCCAGGAGGCACGACGACCACGAACTGGGGACCGAAATCGTTCAGGCATGCCACGATTATTTCGGCATCAGCATCCGCAGCGTGGGGCACATTGATGCGGACGATTCATTAAGGGAAGCTGTGAGATTCCGGAAGGCGGCTGTTGACTCGTTCCCTTTATCAGCCTTCTCCAGAGCGATCCACTCCATCGTCAAAAACCTCCTCGGGGTCAGGGACGGTTCAGCTTGA
- a CDS encoding DUF1015 domain-containing protein yields MPEIKPFPGVRYNPEAVNDFSLVVAPPYDVIDKEQHAQLLARDPLNVVRLILGSDPSAPGDYDEEAATMRRWIKEGTLITDPVHCYYLIEDSFLLPGEETPYKRWGIIGRVRLEPFESGRIFPHERTHQGPKEDRLRIMKAFGGNLSQVFTLFDGDASSVRSTLDPVFNSSPAIDITDQDGIERRLWVIVEPEIISAISEQLEDRNLYIADGHHRYETALTYAGEMAVADPDPGPEKGYNFIMMALVGMEDPGLAILPTHRHIHSFDNYDFQKVLDCLSPSFTLDALDGDEERSIRSGTAPSDLGGRGFILYDPATNSFRRALLRDDVDLAARMPEISAPVRRLEVTLAEQFLMKECLGMTSEQISHQEHLEYFKDLEQAMDRARSGGQLLVVMPPTGMDDLVAVTGEKERMPQKSTFFYPKLLSGLVFYDHGSVR; encoded by the coding sequence TTGCCCGAGATCAAACCCTTCCCTGGAGTTCGTTACAACCCGGAAGCCGTAAATGATTTTTCCCTCGTAGTGGCTCCGCCCTACGATGTCATAGACAAGGAGCAGCATGCCCAACTCCTTGCCAGGGACCCGCTCAACGTCGTCCGCCTCATCCTTGGCTCTGACCCTTCCGCCCCTGGCGACTACGATGAAGAGGCGGCCACCATGCGCCGCTGGATCAAAGAGGGAACCCTGATCACCGACCCTGTGCACTGTTATTATCTCATCGAGGATTCTTTCCTTCTTCCGGGAGAGGAGACCCCCTATAAACGCTGGGGGATCATCGGCCGGGTGCGTCTGGAGCCCTTCGAAAGCGGACGCATCTTCCCTCACGAGAGGACCCACCAGGGACCCAAGGAAGACCGGCTCCGGATCATGAAAGCCTTCGGGGGCAACCTGAGCCAGGTATTCACCCTCTTTGATGGAGACGCCTCCTCCGTACGATCTACCCTCGATCCTGTCTTCAATTCCAGCCCTGCCATAGACATCACCGATCAGGACGGGATCGAACGGCGGCTCTGGGTCATTGTGGAACCCGAAATTATCAGCGCCATTTCAGAGCAACTTGAAGACAGGAACCTTTATATCGCTGACGGGCACCACCGCTACGAAACAGCTCTTACCTATGCCGGGGAGATGGCCGTGGCGGACCCGGATCCCGGCCCGGAAAAAGGCTACAACTTCATCATGATGGCCCTGGTTGGAATGGAGGATCCGGGCCTCGCTATTCTTCCTACCCATCGCCACATTCACAGCTTTGACAACTATGACTTCCAGAAGGTTCTGGATTGCCTCTCACCCTCTTTCACCCTCGATGCGCTGGATGGTGATGAAGAAAGAAGCATCCGATCGGGAACTGCGCCGTCTGATCTGGGCGGCCGCGGGTTTATCCTCTACGATCCCGCCACCAACAGTTTCCGCCGGGCTCTGCTTCGGGATGATGTTGATCTGGCAGCCAGGATGCCGGAGATTTCCGCTCCTGTGCGGAGGCTGGAGGTCACACTGGCCGAGCAGTTTCTCATGAAGGAGTGCCTGGGCATGACATCCGAGCAGATCAGCCATCAGGAGCACCTGGAATATTTCAAGGATCTCGAACAGGCGATGGACCGCGCCAGGAGCGGAGGCCAGCTTCTGGTAGTGATGCCGCCAACCGGGATGGATGACCTGGTGGCGGTTACCGGTGAGAAAGAACGCATGCCCCAGAAGTCTACATTTTTCTACCCGAAACTCCTCAGCGGGCTCGTATTCTACGACCATGGCTCAGTGAGGTAA
- a CDS encoding nitroreductase family protein yields the protein MHHMPTKSIKHRRSVRSFVSDPVTESVINDILECGRLAPTARNVQPWLMGAVTDPELRHRISDLAEYGKFIRESPVCFTVFTLADEKYYLEDGCAATMNIILAASAHGLSTCWVAGDKKDYGPAVGDLLHVPKEYTLISLIACGYSDEKPDLQKKDLGEVSFRDKYKS from the coding sequence ATGCATCACATGCCCACGAAGAGCATAAAGCACCGCCGCAGCGTTCGCAGCTTTGTCAGTGATCCGGTGACGGAGTCGGTTATAAATGACATCCTGGAGTGCGGGAGGCTTGCGCCCACAGCCAGGAACGTTCAGCCATGGCTTATGGGAGCCGTTACCGACCCCGAACTCAGACACCGCATTTCGGACCTTGCCGAATATGGAAAGTTTATCAGGGAAAGCCCGGTGTGTTTCACGGTGTTCACCCTGGCCGATGAGAAATACTATCTGGAGGACGGCTGCGCTGCCACCATGAACATTATTCTGGCTGCCTCCGCCCACGGCCTTTCCACCTGCTGGGTGGCTGGCGACAAGAAAGACTACGGGCCGGCGGTGGGAGATCTGCTTCATGTCCCGAAGGAGTACACCCTGATCAGCCTGATCGCCTGCGGGTATTCAGATGAAAAACCAGATCTGCAGAAGAAGGATCTGGGAGAGGTGTCCTTTAGAGATAAGTATAAGAGCTGA
- a CDS encoding cupin domain-containing protein: protein MHLPDELKKNPEIDVPIEGIRGWKVGGTEGLVVFFEISPGSVLPEHSHCYQWGYVIDGEIELTIGGEARVYRKGDSYTIPEGVPHSGLIRKGCLAMDYFADPNRY from the coding sequence ATGCATTTACCTGACGAACTAAAGAAAAACCCTGAAATCGATGTCCCCATCGAGGGCATCCGCGGCTGGAAGGTGGGAGGTACTGAAGGGCTTGTGGTGTTCTTCGAGATCTCTCCGGGCTCGGTCCTGCCCGAGCACTCCCACTGCTACCAGTGGGGCTACGTCATTGACGGGGAGATAGAGCTCACCATCGGGGGAGAGGCGCGGGTTTACCGCAAGGGCGACTCCTATACCATTCCAGAGGGAGTTCCCCATTCGGGTTTGATCCGAAAGGGGTGCCTTGCCATGGATTACTTCGCGGATCCCAATCGATACTGA